The following coding sequences lie in one Pectobacterium sp. A5351 genomic window:
- a CDS encoding YgjV family protein, which translates to MTQYWIAQSVGVLAFLVGITMFFNRNDQKFKIQLSAYSAVIGLHFFLMGANAAGASALLNSARTLISLKTHNILVMFVFISLTLLFGLSGMHHPMELLPIAGTVASTWALFRTSGLMTRCVMWCSTACWVVHNIWLGSIGGSLIEGSFLLMNGFNIIRFWRMQQRGIDPFSVEKNA; encoded by the coding sequence ATGACACAATATTGGATTGCCCAGTCTGTTGGTGTACTGGCGTTTCTGGTCGGTATCACCATGTTTTTCAACCGTAACGATCAAAAATTCAAAATACAGCTCTCGGCATACAGCGCCGTTATTGGCCTGCATTTCTTCCTGATGGGGGCAAATGCGGCAGGTGCCAGCGCATTGTTGAACTCAGCACGTACGCTAATCTCACTGAAAACACACAACATCCTCGTGATGTTTGTCTTTATCTCACTGACGCTGCTTTTTGGGTTATCGGGCATGCACCATCCTATGGAACTGTTGCCGATAGCGGGCACGGTTGCCAGTACCTGGGCGCTGTTCCGCACCTCTGGGCTAATGACGCGCTGCGTGATGTGGTGCTCAACCGCTTGCTGGGTGGTACACAATATCTGGTTGGGATCGATTGGTGGATCGCTGATCGAAGGGAGTTTCCTGCTGATGAACGGCTTTAACATCATCCGCTTCTGGCGCATGCAGCAGCGCGGCATCGATCCTTTTAGCGTAGAGAAGAACGCGTAA
- the exuR gene encoding transcriptional regulator ExuR has translation MALTEPRRLYQQLAAELKQRIESGMYQVGEKLPAERYISEEMNVSRTVVREAIIMLEVEGYVEVRKGSGIHVISNQQKNPFINSGDIEFVAAGPFELLQARQLIESNIAEFAATQVTRQDIIQLMEIQEYARQEDRFRDSQWDLKFHVQVALATQNSAMATIVEKMWSQRIHNPYWRKLHEHIDDKSIESWCEEHDRILKALIRKDPYAAKLAMWQHLENTKQMLFRATTDDFEFNVDRYMFAENPVVHLDQIHASKS, from the coding sequence ATGGCACTCACTGAACCCCGACGGCTATACCAGCAGTTAGCCGCAGAATTAAAACAGCGCATCGAAAGCGGTATGTACCAGGTCGGCGAAAAATTACCGGCGGAACGCTATATTTCTGAAGAAATGAATGTCAGCCGCACCGTGGTGCGTGAAGCGATTATTATGCTGGAAGTCGAAGGGTACGTTGAAGTACGCAAGGGTTCAGGCATTCACGTTATTTCCAATCAGCAGAAGAACCCGTTCATTAATAGCGGCGATATTGAATTCGTCGCGGCTGGCCCGTTTGAACTGCTGCAGGCACGCCAACTCATTGAAAGCAACATTGCTGAATTTGCCGCCACGCAGGTAACCCGTCAGGACATCATCCAACTGATGGAGATTCAAGAATATGCGCGTCAGGAAGATCGCTTCCGCGATTCTCAGTGGGATCTCAAATTCCACGTTCAGGTCGCGCTGGCAACACAGAACTCAGCAATGGCGACTATCGTCGAGAAAATGTGGAGCCAACGGATCCACAATCCCTACTGGCGCAAACTGCATGAGCACATTGACGACAAGTCGATTGAAAGCTGGTGCGAAGAGCACGATCGCATCCTTAAAGCACTGATTCGCAAAGATCCTTACGCGGCTAAACTGGCGATGTGGCAGCATCTGGAAAATACCAAACAGATGCTGTTTCGCGCCACAACAGATGATTTCGAATTTAACGTCGACCGCTATATGTTCGCTGAAAATCCGGTCGTTCACCTCGACCAGATACACGCCAGTAAGTCTTAA
- a CDS encoding MFS transporter encodes MRKIKGLRWYMIGLVTIGTVLGYLTRNAISVAAPTLQDQLHITTQQYSYIVAAYSACYTIMQPIAGYVLDLLGTKIGYAMFAILWAIFCMGTALANSWGGLAIARGAVGMAEAAMIPAGLKASSEWFPAKERSVAVGYFNVGSSIGAMIAPPLVVWAIVAHSWEMAFIITGALSLVWAICWLVFYKHPKDQKKLSDEERDYILSGQEAQHQTNNAKKMSAWQILRNRQFWGIALPRFLAEPAWGTFNAWIPLFMFKAYGFNLKEIAMFAWMPMLFADIGCILGGYLPMLFQKYFKVNLIVSRKLVVTMGAILMIAPGMIGLFSSPYVAIALLCVGGFAHQSLSGALITLSSDVFGRNEVATANGLTGMAAWMASTMFALVVGALADTLGFSPLFAALAVFDLLGAVVIWTVLKNQPASEVAAAAETLKEANQH; translated from the coding sequence ATGCGTAAAATCAAAGGATTACGCTGGTATATGATCGGCCTGGTGACCATTGGTACCGTGCTGGGATACCTGACGCGTAATGCAATTTCTGTCGCCGCACCGACGCTACAGGATCAATTGCATATCACCACGCAGCAATATTCTTATATCGTTGCTGCCTACTCAGCCTGTTATACCATTATGCAACCCATCGCCGGTTATGTGCTGGATCTACTGGGCACCAAAATCGGCTATGCCATGTTTGCCATTCTGTGGGCCATTTTCTGTATGGGAACCGCGCTGGCGAACAGTTGGGGGGGGTTAGCGATCGCCCGTGGCGCGGTCGGTATGGCGGAAGCCGCGATGATTCCAGCAGGCCTGAAAGCCAGCAGCGAATGGTTCCCGGCAAAAGAGCGCTCTGTTGCGGTAGGTTATTTCAACGTGGGGTCATCCATCGGTGCGATGATTGCACCGCCGCTGGTGGTGTGGGCGATTGTGGCGCACAGCTGGGAAATGGCCTTTATCATTACCGGTGCGCTGAGCCTGGTCTGGGCCATCTGCTGGCTCGTTTTTTATAAACACCCTAAAGATCAGAAAAAGCTCAGCGACGAAGAGCGCGACTATATTCTTAGCGGACAGGAAGCACAGCACCAAACCAATAACGCGAAGAAAATGTCTGCCTGGCAAATCCTGCGTAACCGTCAATTCTGGGGTATCGCGCTGCCGCGCTTTCTGGCTGAACCCGCCTGGGGAACGTTCAACGCGTGGATCCCGCTATTCATGTTTAAAGCTTACGGCTTTAACCTGAAAGAAATTGCCATGTTCGCCTGGATGCCGATGCTGTTCGCCGATATCGGCTGCATTCTGGGTGGCTACCTGCCGATGCTGTTCCAGAAATATTTCAAAGTGAACCTGATCGTTTCCCGCAAACTGGTGGTGACCATGGGGGCGATACTGATGATTGCACCGGGAATGATCGGGCTGTTCTCTAGCCCTTACGTCGCCATCGCGCTGCTGTGCGTCGGCGGTTTCGCGCACCAGTCACTGTCCGGCGCGCTGATTACCCTGTCATCTGACGTATTTGGCCGTAATGAAGTCGCCACGGCAAACGGTTTAACCGGTATGGCGGCCTGGATGGCAAGCACCATGTTCGCACTGGTTGTGGGCGCACTGGCCGATACGCTGGGCTTCAGCCCGCTGTTTGCTGCACTGGCGGTCTTCGACTTGTTAGGCGCCGTCGTCATCTGGACCGTGTTGAAAAATCAACCTGCGTCAGAAGTCGCTGCCGCGGCTGAAACCTTGAAAGAGGCCAACCAGCACTGA
- a CDS encoding TerC family protein gives MHTIGTPWLWGSFAAIVIVMLAIDLLYQGRKGSTVMTFKQAAVWSIIWVTLSLLFNAGFWWYLDGTMGREVANAQSLAFLTGYLIEKALAVDNVFVWLMLFGYFAVPPQYQRRVLIYGVLGAIVLRTLMVFGGSWLVTQFQWLLYVFGAFLLFTGLKMALAKEDDGAIGDKPLVRWLRSRLRMTDSIENEKFFVRRNGILYATPLFLVLIMVEISDVIFAVDSIPAIFAVTTDPFIVLTSNLFAILGLRAMYFLLAGVAERFSLLKYGLAVILIFIGTKMMLIDIFHIPVAISLGVVASILIITMLINVWVNKRAER, from the coding sequence ATGCACACCATCGGTACGCCATGGTTATGGGGCAGCTTCGCTGCCATTGTTATAGTGATGCTGGCCATCGACCTGCTCTATCAAGGGCGCAAAGGGTCGACAGTAATGACGTTCAAGCAGGCTGCCGTCTGGTCTATCATCTGGGTCACGCTTTCTCTGTTGTTTAACGCCGGTTTCTGGTGGTATCTGGACGGCACGATGGGTCGTGAAGTTGCCAACGCCCAGTCGCTGGCCTTCCTGACTGGCTATTTGATCGAGAAAGCCCTCGCCGTCGACAACGTCTTCGTCTGGCTGATGCTCTTCGGTTACTTCGCCGTTCCCCCGCAATACCAACGTCGCGTGCTGATTTACGGCGTGTTAGGCGCCATCGTTCTCAGAACGCTGATGGTGTTTGGCGGCAGTTGGCTGGTCACACAGTTCCAGTGGCTACTCTACGTGTTCGGTGCGTTCCTGCTGTTCACCGGCCTTAAAATGGCGCTGGCGAAAGAAGATGATGGGGCGATCGGCGACAAGCCGCTGGTACGTTGGCTGCGTAGCCGTTTGCGTATGACGGATAGCATCGAGAACGAAAAGTTCTTCGTCCGCCGTAACGGCATCCTGTATGCCACGCCGCTGTTTCTGGTGCTGATCATGGTTGAAATCAGCGACGTGATTTTCGCCGTCGACAGTATTCCGGCTATTTTTGCCGTCACAACCGATCCCTTTATTGTGCTGACGTCGAACCTGTTCGCCATTCTGGGACTGCGTGCGATGTACTTCCTGCTGGCTGGTGTGGCTGAACGCTTCTCACTGTTGAAATATGGCCTGGCCGTCATCCTGATCTTCATTGGCACCAAGATGATGCTCATCGACATTTTCCATATTCCGGTGGCGATTTCTCTGGGCGTCGTTGCCAGCATTCTTATCATCACCATGCTGATCAACGTTTGGGTGAACAAACGCGCCGAGCGTTAA
- the sstT gene encoding serine/threonine transporter SstT yields the protein MNTQQSRFLQYITRGSLVKQILLGLAAGIILASLSTQAALAVGLLGTLFVGALKAVAPVLVLMLVMASITNHQQGQKTNIRPILFLYLIGTFSAAFVAVILSVSFPSTLALSSQATDITPPSGIIEVLKGLLMSVVANPIHALLNANYIGILVWAVGLGLAFRHGSASTKSLISDASHAVTAIVRVVIRFAPLGIFGLVASTLAETGFGALWGYAHLLMVLIGGMLLVALVINPLIVYWKIRSNPYPLVFRCLRESGVTAFFTRSSAANIPVNMELCRKLNLNEDSYSVAIPLGATINMAGAAITVTVLTLAAVHTLGIQVDIATALLLSVVASICACGASGVAGGSLLLIPLACSMFGISNDIAMQVVAVGFIIGVLQDSAETALNSSTDVIFTAAVCQAEDAKLAEKERLNLL from the coding sequence ATGAACACTCAACAGTCTCGTTTTTTGCAGTACATTACTCGCGGCAGCCTGGTTAAACAGATTCTTCTGGGGCTTGCGGCTGGTATTATTCTGGCCTCGCTGTCTACACAGGCCGCACTAGCCGTCGGGTTATTAGGTACCCTGTTCGTCGGCGCACTGAAAGCGGTCGCGCCCGTGCTGGTACTCATGCTGGTGATGGCCTCAATTACTAATCACCAACAGGGTCAGAAAACCAATATCCGCCCGATCCTGTTCCTTTATCTGATTGGTACCTTCTCTGCCGCTTTTGTTGCCGTGATATTAAGTGTTAGCTTTCCCTCTACGCTGGCACTGAGTTCACAAGCCACTGATATTACGCCCCCTTCAGGTATTATTGAGGTGTTAAAAGGCTTGTTAATGAGCGTGGTCGCTAACCCGATTCATGCGCTGTTGAATGCGAACTACATTGGTATTCTGGTCTGGGCGGTTGGATTAGGTCTCGCTTTCCGCCATGGTTCGGCCTCCACAAAAAGCCTGATCAGCGATGCATCTCATGCCGTCACGGCGATCGTGCGTGTCGTGATCCGCTTCGCACCGTTGGGGATTTTCGGTCTGGTCGCGTCAACGCTGGCAGAAACCGGCTTCGGCGCACTCTGGGGCTATGCGCATCTGCTGATGGTGCTGATTGGCGGTATGCTACTGGTCGCGCTGGTGATCAACCCTCTGATCGTTTACTGGAAGATTCGTAGTAATCCTTATCCGCTAGTATTTCGCTGCCTGCGCGAAAGTGGCGTAACGGCGTTCTTCACCCGCAGTTCTGCCGCTAACATTCCGGTGAATATGGAATTGTGCCGCAAACTGAACCTGAATGAAGATAGTTATTCAGTGGCTATCCCGTTAGGTGCCACTATCAATATGGCGGGCGCAGCCATTACGGTAACGGTTCTGACGTTAGCCGCCGTTCATACGCTAGGGATTCAAGTTGATATCGCTACCGCATTATTACTGAGCGTGGTGGCATCCATTTGCGCCTGTGGCGCATCGGGTGTGGCGGGCGGATCGCTGCTACTGATTCCGCTAGCGTGTAGCATGTTCGGTATCTCCAACGATATCGCCATGCAGGTGGTTGCCGTTGGCTTCATCATCGGCGTCTTGCAGGACTCGGCAGAAACCGCGCTCAACTCCTCAACCGACGTGATTTTTACCGCAGCAGTCTGTCAGGCGGAAGATGCCAAACTGGCGGAAAAAGAGCGTTTGAATCTGCTGTAA
- a CDS encoding tagaturonate reductase → MQTLNRRNFPGRQHPDRVIQFGEGNFLRAFVDWQLDLLNEHTDLDAGIVVVRPIDSDFPPALDTQDGLYTTIIRGLNEQGEAVREPRLIRSVNREINVYRQFDEYLALAHDPNIRFVFSNTTEAGISYHADDRLNDAPPVSFPAKLTRLLYERFCHFDGAADKGWVLLPCELIDYNGVALKELVLRYAAQWELTPTFTAWLNDHNTFCSTLVDRIVTGYPRAEVEALEQEMGYKDTFWDTAEHFYLFVIQGPQWLAEELRLNKLDLNVRIVDDIKPYKERKVAILNGAHTALVPVAFLAGLDTVGESMDDALIGTFVEKTIAEEIVPVLDLPHDELTSFAQAVLSRFRNPFIQHQLLSISLNGMTKFRTRILPQLLTYRERHGELPARLTFALAALIAFYRGERSGEGDALQTYPLQDDAHWLERYSTLWAGVKENTVSLAELVNVVLRDADHWEQDLTQVPGLAAQVTEQLQTIVERGMRAAVEGYC, encoded by the coding sequence ATGCAAACGTTAAATCGTCGTAACTTTCCCGGTCGTCAACACCCGGATCGTGTTATCCAGTTTGGTGAAGGTAACTTCCTGCGCGCCTTCGTCGACTGGCAACTGGATTTGCTGAATGAACATACCGATCTGGATGCGGGCATTGTCGTTGTTCGTCCGATCGATTCCGATTTCCCGCCCGCGCTGGACACTCAGGATGGGTTGTACACCACCATCATCCGCGGTCTGAACGAGCAGGGTGAAGCCGTGCGTGAACCGCGTCTGATCCGCTCGGTAAACCGTGAAATCAACGTGTACCGTCAGTTTGATGAGTATCTGGCGCTGGCGCACGATCCAAATATTCGTTTTGTTTTCTCCAATACCACCGAAGCAGGTATCAGCTATCACGCAGACGACCGCCTGAACGATGCGCCGCCTGTCAGCTTCCCGGCGAAATTAACCCGTCTGCTGTATGAGCGCTTCTGCCATTTTGACGGCGCAGCGGATAAAGGCTGGGTGCTGTTACCGTGCGAGCTGATTGATTACAACGGTGTAGCGCTGAAAGAGCTGGTGTTGCGCTATGCCGCACAGTGGGAACTGACGCCAACGTTTACCGCTTGGCTGAACGATCACAACACCTTCTGCTCGACGCTGGTGGACCGCATTGTGACGGGTTACCCGCGTGCCGAAGTTGAAGCGCTAGAGCAGGAAATGGGCTACAAGGATACTTTCTGGGATACGGCGGAACACTTCTACCTGTTCGTGATTCAGGGGCCACAGTGGTTGGCGGAAGAATTACGTCTGAACAAGCTGGATCTGAACGTTCGTATCGTTGATGACATCAAGCCCTATAAAGAACGTAAAGTGGCGATTCTCAACGGTGCCCACACTGCGCTGGTGCCGGTGGCATTCCTGGCGGGCCTGGACACCGTTGGCGAGTCGATGGATGATGCCCTGATTGGCACATTCGTGGAGAAGACCATTGCCGAAGAGATTGTGCCAGTATTGGATTTGCCTCATGACGAACTGACCTCGTTTGCTCAGGCCGTGTTAAGCCGCTTCCGTAACCCTTTCATTCAGCATCAACTGTTATCTATCTCTCTGAATGGTATGACCAAATTCCGTACCCGCATCCTACCACAACTGCTGACTTACCGTGAGCGCCACGGTGAACTGCCTGCACGCTTGACGTTTGCGCTGGCGGCTCTGATTGCATTCTATCGCGGCGAACGCAGCGGTGAAGGCGATGCGTTACAAACCTACCCGTTGCAGGATGATGCACATTGGCTGGAGCGTTATTCCACGCTGTGGGCGGGCGTAAAAGAGAACACCGTCAGCCTGGCTGAGCTGGTGAATGTCGTGCTGCGCGATGCCGATCACTGGGAACAGGATTTAACACAGGTTCCTGGCCTGGCTGCGCAGGTGACTGAACAGTTGCAAACCATCGTTGAGCGCGGCATGCGCGCAGCCGTGGAAGGTTATTGCTAA
- a CDS encoding UxaA family hydrolase yields the protein MQSIIKIHSLDNVAVALRDVEQGETVSVDSHTVTLQQPVVRGHKFALETIAPGEMITKYGLPIGHALVSIAPGEHIHSQNAKTNLSDLDEYQYQPEFIDLPPQMGDRDVQLYRRKNGDVGIRNELWILPTVGCVNGIARQIQQRFLKETNDAEGIDGVYLFSHTFGCSQLGQDHENTRTMLQNMVRHPNAGAVLVIGLGCENNQVDAFRTTLGDFDSDRVTFMVCQQQDDEVEAGLERLHTLYEAMRHDKREPGKLSELKFGLECGGSDGLSGITANPLLGRFSDYLIANGGTTVLTEVPEMFGAERILMSRCRDEATFEKTVHMVNDFKQYFIAHDQPIYENPSPGNKAGGITTLEEKSLGCTQKAGQSKVVDVLKYGERLHTPGLNLLSAPGNDAVATSALAGAGCHMVLFSTGRGTPYGGFVPTVKLATNSELAKKKPHWIDFDAGRLIHDMPMDELLNQFVELIVEIADGKRTKNEVNDFRELAIFKSGVTL from the coding sequence ATGCAAAGTATTATAAAAATTCATTCTCTGGACAATGTGGCTGTCGCCCTGCGTGATGTTGAGCAAGGCGAAACGGTGTCGGTGGATAGCCATACGGTGACACTTCAGCAACCTGTCGTGCGCGGACATAAGTTCGCGCTGGAAACCATCGCACCGGGAGAAATGATTACCAAGTATGGCCTGCCGATCGGCCATGCGCTGGTGTCTATTGCTCCCGGAGAACATATTCACTCCCAGAACGCGAAAACCAACCTGAGCGATCTGGATGAATATCAGTACCAGCCTGAGTTTATCGACCTGCCGCCGCAAATGGGCGATCGGGACGTGCAGCTCTATCGTCGCAAAAATGGCGATGTCGGTATCCGCAATGAGCTGTGGATCCTGCCAACCGTCGGTTGCGTGAACGGGATCGCACGTCAGATCCAGCAGCGTTTCCTGAAAGAAACCAATGACGCGGAAGGTATCGACGGCGTTTATCTGTTTAGTCATACCTTCGGCTGTTCACAGCTCGGTCAGGATCACGAAAACACCCGTACGATGCTGCAAAACATGGTGCGTCACCCGAATGCGGGGGCGGTGCTGGTGATCGGTCTGGGGTGTGAGAACAATCAGGTTGATGCATTCCGCACGACGCTGGGCGATTTTGATTCCGATCGCGTAACGTTCATGGTGTGCCAGCAGCAGGACGATGAAGTCGAAGCCGGTCTGGAACGTCTGCATACGCTGTATGAGGCGATGCGCCATGACAAACGCGAGCCGGGCAAGTTGAGCGAGCTGAAGTTTGGCCTGGAATGCGGTGGCTCTGATGGGCTATCCGGTATTACGGCCAACCCGCTGTTAGGCCGTTTCTCCGACTATCTGATCGCCAACGGCGGCACCACCGTGCTGACCGAAGTACCGGAAATGTTCGGTGCGGAACGTATTCTGATGAGCCGCTGCCGTGACGAAGCCACGTTTGAGAAAACCGTCCACATGGTGAACGATTTCAAACAGTACTTCATCGCGCACGACCAGCCGATTTACGAGAACCCATCGCCGGGTAACAAGGCGGGTGGGATCACTACGCTGGAAGAGAAATCACTGGGCTGTACGCAAAAAGCCGGACAGAGCAAAGTGGTGGACGTACTGAAATATGGTGAGCGCTTACATACTCCGGGGCTCAACCTGCTCAGTGCGCCGGGGAATGATGCTGTCGCAACCAGCGCGCTGGCGGGAGCCGGTTGCCATATGGTGCTGTTCAGTACCGGACGCGGCACGCCTTACGGCGGCTTCGTGCCTACCGTAAAACTGGCAACCAACAGTGAACTGGCGAAGAAGAAACCGCACTGGATTGATTTTGATGCGGGACGTCTGATCCATGACATGCCGATGGATGAACTGCTGAACCAGTTTGTGGAGCTGATTGTCGAGATTGCTGATGGCAAGCGTACGAAGAATGAAGTGAACGACTTCCGCGAATTAGCCATATTTAAGAGCGGTGTAACGTTGTAA
- the uxaC gene encoding glucuronate isomerase has translation MPQFLSEDFLLDSEFARRLYHEYAVDQPIFDYHCHLPPEQIAENYRFKNLYDIWLKGDHYKWRAMRTNGVPERLCTGDASDWEKFEAWAATVPHTIGNPLYHWTHLELRRPFGVTGTLLSPSTAKDIWDRCNAMLERDDFTARGIMQQMNVKMVGTTDDPIDDLRHHKSVAQDSSFSIKVLPSWRPDKAFNIELATFNDYMTKLGEVSDTDIRRFSDLQTALTRRLDHFAAHGCKVSDHALDVVMFAEADDATLDSILARRLSGETLSEHEVAQFKTGVLVWLGAEYARRGWVQQYHIGALRNNNLRQFKLLGPDVGFDSINDRPLAQELSRLLSKQNEENLLPKTILYCLNPRDNEVLGTMIGNFQGEGMPGKMQFGSGWWFNDQKDGMQRQMTQLAQLGLLSRFVGMLTDSRSFLSYTRHEYFRRILCQMIGRWVEDGEAPADLTLLGEMVKNISFDNAKNYFAIEL, from the coding sequence ATGCCCCAGTTTCTGAGTGAAGATTTTCTGTTAGACAGTGAGTTTGCCCGTCGTCTTTATCATGAGTATGCCGTCGACCAGCCGATATTTGACTACCACTGCCATCTGCCGCCTGAACAGATCGCGGAAAACTATCGTTTCAAAAATTTGTATGACATCTGGTTGAAAGGCGATCACTACAAGTGGCGTGCGATGCGTACCAACGGCGTGCCTGAACGTTTGTGTACGGGCGATGCCAGCGACTGGGAAAAATTTGAAGCCTGGGCAGCTACCGTGCCGCACACCATCGGCAACCCGCTTTATCACTGGACACACCTGGAACTGCGCCGTCCATTTGGCGTAACCGGCACGCTGCTGTCACCAAGCACGGCAAAAGACATTTGGGATCGCTGTAATGCCATGCTGGAGCGCGATGACTTTACCGCGCGCGGCATCATGCAGCAGATGAATGTGAAAATGGTCGGTACGACGGATGATCCGATTGACGATCTGCGCCACCATAAATCCGTTGCTCAGGATTCAAGCTTCTCTATCAAAGTGTTGCCAAGTTGGCGTCCGGACAAAGCGTTCAACATTGAACTGGCAACCTTTAACGACTATATGACGAAATTGGGTGAAGTATCCGATACCGACATTCGTCGTTTCAGCGATCTGCAAACCGCACTGACCAGGCGTCTGGATCACTTCGCGGCGCACGGTTGTAAAGTGTCTGACCACGCGCTGGATGTCGTGATGTTTGCTGAAGCCGATGACGCGACGCTGGACAGCATTCTGGCGCGTCGTCTTTCTGGCGAAACACTGAGCGAACATGAAGTGGCACAGTTCAAGACTGGCGTTCTGGTCTGGCTGGGGGCGGAATATGCGCGTCGCGGCTGGGTTCAGCAGTATCACATTGGCGCACTGCGTAACAACAACCTGCGTCAGTTCAAGCTACTGGGGCCGGACGTGGGCTTCGACTCCATCAACGACCGTCCGCTGGCTCAGGAACTGTCTCGCCTGCTCAGTAAGCAGAATGAAGAAAACCTGCTGCCGAAAACTATCCTTTACTGCCTGAACCCACGCGATAACGAAGTGCTTGGCACCATGATCGGTAACTTCCAGGGTGAAGGGATGCCGGGCAAGATGCAGTTCGGTTCCGGCTGGTGGTTCAACGATCAGAAAGACGGTATGCAACGCCAGATGACCCAGCTTGCGCAGCTTGGTTTGCTAAGCCGTTTCGTCGGTATGCTGACGGATAGCCGTAGCTTCCTGTCTTACACCCGCCATGAATATTTCCGCCGCATTCTGTGCCAGATGATTGGCCGCTGGGTGGAAGATGGTGAAGCGCCAGCCGATCTGACGTTGCTGGGCGAAATGGTGAAAAACATCAGTTTCGATAACGCTAAAAACTATTTTGCCATCGAGCTGTAA
- a CDS encoding DedA family protein — protein MELIKELLNALWHQDFDILADPKLVWTIYILLFLIIFLENGLLPAAFLPGDSLLILVGVLVAKGTMNYPFTLFLLTTAASLGCWASYIQGRWLGNTSVVQGWLSHLPAHYHQRAHQLFHRHGLSALLVGRFLAFVRTLLPTIAGLSGLNNARFQFFNWMSGFLWVFILVTLGFALGKTTIFLKYEDELMLCLMLLPLALLFIGLFGSLFVLWRKKRDAKADNAEKGS, from the coding sequence ATGGAATTAATCAAAGAACTGTTAAACGCACTCTGGCATCAGGATTTCGATATTTTAGCCGACCCGAAGCTAGTATGGACTATCTACATTTTGCTGTTTCTGATCATCTTTCTGGAAAATGGTCTGTTACCCGCCGCTTTCCTGCCCGGCGATAGCCTGCTCATTTTGGTCGGCGTCCTCGTCGCCAAAGGTACAATGAATTACCCGTTTACCCTATTTCTCCTGACGACAGCCGCCAGCCTCGGTTGCTGGGCCAGCTACATTCAGGGAAGATGGCTTGGCAATACGAGTGTCGTTCAGGGCTGGCTCTCGCATTTGCCCGCACACTATCACCAGCGCGCCCACCAGCTCTTCCACCGTCATGGTCTGTCCGCACTATTAGTTGGCCGCTTTCTGGCTTTTGTCAGAACGTTATTACCTACCATCGCAGGCTTGTCAGGCCTGAATAATGCGCGCTTTCAGTTCTTCAACTGGATGAGCGGGTTCTTGTGGGTGTTTATTCTGGTTACGCTGGGCTTCGCCTTAGGGAAAACAACGATCTTCCTGAAATATGAAGACGAGCTGATGTTATGCCTGATGCTGCTGCCGCTGGCGTTGCTGTTTATCGGACTGTTTGGATCACTCTTTGTCCTGTGGCGTAAAAAGCGTGATGCGAAAGCAGATAACGCAGAAAAAGGAAGCTAA